From a region of the Streptomyces tirandamycinicus genome:
- a CDS encoding AIM24 family protein: protein MQSPLFSHAEQQSQDRYVVQNPQLLRVALTGHDDVLARKGAMVAYQGLIDFDGEYQPGNRRGARARTGEGLDLMRCSGQGTVYFANLAQYVHVVDVDQEGITVDSAYVLALDSTLHTEVIAVDSQYGISGSGKYQLNISGRGKVALMTSGQPLMMQVTPDKYVNVDADAIVAWSSSLRVQMQAQTHSTGVWRRRGNTGEGWELSFLGQGFALVQPSEVLPPQNAQVGQGVRAQFGAGQHGSRGQNQGNVWS from the coding sequence ATGCAGAGTCCGCTTTTCAGCCACGCGGAGCAGCAGTCCCAGGACCGCTACGTCGTGCAGAACCCGCAGCTCCTGCGGGTCGCGCTCACCGGGCACGACGATGTCCTCGCCCGCAAGGGCGCGATGGTCGCCTACCAGGGACTGATCGACTTCGACGGCGAGTACCAGCCGGGGAACCGGCGCGGCGCCCGTGCGCGCACCGGCGAGGGCCTCGACCTGATGCGCTGCTCGGGCCAGGGCACGGTCTACTTCGCCAACCTCGCCCAGTACGTCCACGTGGTGGACGTGGACCAGGAGGGCATCACGGTCGACAGCGCCTATGTACTGGCGCTGGACTCCACGCTGCACACGGAGGTCATCGCCGTGGACAGCCAGTACGGCATCTCCGGCTCCGGGAAGTACCAGCTCAACATCTCGGGGCGGGGCAAGGTCGCGCTGATGACCTCGGGTCAGCCGCTGATGATGCAGGTCACCCCCGACAAGTACGTCAACGTGGACGCCGACGCGATCGTCGCCTGGTCCTCCTCGCTGCGGGTGCAGATGCAGGCGCAGACCCACTCCACCGGCGTCTGGCGGCGCCGGGGCAACACGGGGGAGGGCTGGGAACTGAGCTTCCTCGGGCAGGGTTTCGCGCTGGTCCAGCCCAGTGAGGTGCTGCCGCCGCAGAACGCCCAGGTGGGTCAGGGCGTACGGGCCCAGTTCGGCGCGGGCCAGCACGGATCCCGCGGCCAGAACCAGGGCAACGTCTGGAGCTGA
- a CDS encoding NUDIX hydrolase: protein MSLYDDAIRVLEEYDGGQAELRRTYLDHLADRPDGVWKACRDGHITASALVVDPARERVLLTLHRKLGRWLQMGGHCEPGDTALADAALREAIEESGITGLTLLPGGPVTLDRHAIPAPCHWHLDVQYAALAAPDAAPAISDESLDLRWFGYAEVADVADASVVRLLERTRARL from the coding sequence GTGAGCCTGTACGACGACGCCATCCGCGTGCTCGAGGAGTACGACGGCGGGCAGGCAGAGCTGCGCCGGACCTATCTGGATCATCTGGCGGACCGTCCCGACGGCGTGTGGAAGGCGTGCCGGGACGGTCACATCACGGCCAGTGCCCTGGTCGTGGACCCGGCGCGGGAGCGGGTGCTGCTGACCCTGCACCGGAAGCTGGGCAGGTGGCTGCAGATGGGCGGTCACTGCGAGCCCGGTGACACCGCGCTGGCGGACGCCGCGCTGCGGGAGGCGATCGAGGAGTCGGGCATCACCGGGCTGACGCTGCTTCCCGGCGGTCCCGTGACGCTGGACCGGCATGCGATCCCGGCGCCGTGCCACTGGCACCTGGATGTGCAGTACGCGGCGCTGGCGGCCCCGGACGCGGCTCCCGCGATCAGCGACGAGTCACTCGATCTGCGCTGGTTCGGCTACGCGGAGGTGGCGGATGTCGCCGACGCGTCGGTGGTCCGTCTGCTGGAGCGCACCCGCGCTCGGCTCTGA
- a CDS encoding zinc-dependent metalloprotease gives MSDTPFGFGLPPEEPENGDEGKKKDPAGGGQGSGGGQGGPANPFGFGFPGAGGPGGGADNPFAAMFGSLNPADLGAAFQQLGQMLSYEGGPVNWDMAKQIARQTVSQGTQDGTKDSSVGPAERAAVEEAVRLADLWLDDATSLPSGAGTAVAWSRAEWVEATLPAWQQLVDPVAERVGVAMGDVLPEEMQAVAGPLIGMMRSMGGAMFGQQIGQAVGVLAGEVVGSTDIGLPLGPARKAALLPLNIEAFGKDLGVPKDEIRLYLALREAAHQRLFAHVPWLRSHLFGAVEGYARGIKVDTSKLEDVVGQFDPAHPEQVQEALQQGMFQPEETPEQKAALARLETALALVEGWVDAVVHNAARNRLTSADALRETLRRRRASGGPAEQTFATLIGLQLRPRRLRDASRLWASLTDARGVDGRDGLWAHPDMLPTATDLDDPDGFVHREQLDFSELDKMLGEAAEGRDGDDTDS, from the coding sequence GTGAGTGACACCCCATTCGGATTCGGCCTTCCGCCGGAGGAGCCGGAGAACGGCGACGAGGGCAAGAAGAAGGACCCCGCCGGAGGTGGGCAGGGCTCCGGCGGCGGCCAGGGCGGCCCGGCGAACCCCTTCGGATTCGGGTTCCCGGGCGCGGGCGGTCCCGGCGGCGGCGCGGACAATCCGTTCGCCGCGATGTTCGGCTCGCTGAACCCGGCCGACCTCGGGGCGGCCTTCCAGCAGCTCGGCCAGATGCTGAGCTACGAGGGCGGTCCGGTGAACTGGGACATGGCGAAGCAGATCGCCCGTCAGACGGTCTCCCAGGGCACGCAGGACGGCACGAAGGACTCCAGCGTCGGCCCCGCCGAGCGCGCCGCGGTCGAGGAGGCCGTGCGTCTCGCCGATCTGTGGCTCGACGATGCCACGTCCCTGCCGTCCGGTGCCGGCACCGCCGTGGCGTGGAGCCGCGCGGAGTGGGTCGAGGCGACCCTTCCGGCGTGGCAGCAGCTCGTCGACCCGGTCGCCGAGCGCGTGGGCGTCGCCATGGGCGATGTGCTGCCCGAGGAGATGCAGGCCGTGGCGGGCCCGCTGATCGGCATGATGCGCTCCATGGGCGGCGCCATGTTCGGCCAGCAGATCGGCCAGGCCGTCGGCGTGCTCGCGGGCGAGGTCGTCGGATCGACGGACATCGGCCTGCCGCTGGGCCCGGCCCGGAAGGCCGCGCTGCTTCCGCTGAACATCGAGGCGTTCGGCAAGGACCTCGGCGTCCCCAAGGACGAGATCCGGCTGTACCTGGCGCTGCGCGAGGCCGCCCACCAGCGGCTCTTCGCCCACGTCCCGTGGTTGCGCTCGCATCTGTTCGGCGCGGTCGAGGGCTACGCCCGCGGGATCAAGGTCGACACGTCCAAGCTCGAGGACGTGGTCGGCCAGTTCGACCCCGCGCACCCCGAGCAGGTGCAGGAGGCACTCCAGCAGGGCATGTTCCAGCCGGAGGAGACCCCCGAGCAGAAGGCCGCGCTGGCCCGTCTGGAGACCGCGCTGGCCCTGGTCGAGGGGTGGGTGGACGCCGTGGTGCACAACGCGGCCAGGAACCGGCTGACCTCGGCGGACGCCCTGCGCGAGACGCTTCGCCGCCGCCGCGCCTCGGGAGGTCCGGCGGAGCAGACGTTCGCCACCCTCATCGGGCTCCAGCTGCGTCCGCGCCGGCTGCGGGACGCGTCCAGGCTGTGGGCGTCGCTCACCGACGCGCGCGGCGTGGACGGCCGCGACGGACTCTGGGCGCACCCGGACATGCTGCCGACGGCCACCGATCTCGACGACCCGGACGGATTCGTCCACCGTGAGCAGCTCGACTTCTCGGAGCTGGACAAGATGCTCGGCGAGGCGGCCGAGGGCCGGGACGGGGACGACACCGACTCGTGA
- a CDS encoding SDR family oxidoreductase — MSSPDPQVRATRNPSTPAAGRGPVVAVTGAASGVGDLLTRRLVASDDIGRVIAVDERRGDVPEAHWHVLDVRDPAIAEKFRGADVVVHLALDLDLETDSAARTAYNVRGTQTVLTAAAAAGVRRVVLCTSAMVYGALADNDVPLSEDAELRATAEATAVGDLLEIERLGRRAPRAHPGLNVTVARPAVLVGGTDTALTRYFESPRLLVVAGSRPTWQFCHVEDLVSALEYAALEKVDGEFAVGCDGWLEQEEVEELSGIRRMELPSAVALGAAARLHRIGLTPSPAGDLAYTMHPWVVSVGRLHDAGWRPRWTNEEVLGALLEEVQGRHTVAGRRLGRKDATAAAGAAGATVALLGTAALVRRARKRRGL; from the coding sequence GTGAGTTCCCCAGATCCGCAGGTTCGCGCAACGCGAAACCCCTCGACCCCGGCCGCGGGGCGCGGCCCCGTGGTCGCGGTGACCGGCGCCGCCTCCGGCGTCGGTGACCTGCTGACCAGGCGCCTCGTCGCGTCGGACGACATCGGCCGGGTCATCGCGGTCGACGAGCGCCGGGGCGACGTGCCCGAGGCGCACTGGCACGTCCTGGACGTGCGGGACCCGGCGATCGCCGAGAAGTTCCGCGGAGCCGACGTCGTCGTGCACCTGGCGCTCGATCTGGACCTCGAGACCGATTCCGCGGCGCGTACCGCGTACAACGTCCGCGGTACGCAGACCGTGCTCACCGCGGCCGCGGCCGCGGGTGTCCGCCGGGTCGTGCTGTGCACCTCGGCGATGGTCTACGGGGCGCTGGCCGACAACGACGTCCCGCTCTCCGAGGACGCGGAGCTGCGTGCCACGGCGGAGGCCACGGCCGTCGGCGACCTGCTGGAGATCGAGCGCCTGGGACGCCGGGCGCCCCGCGCCCACCCGGGGCTGAACGTCACCGTCGCCAGGCCCGCCGTGCTGGTCGGCGGCACCGACACGGCGCTCACCCGCTACTTCGAGTCGCCGAGGCTGCTGGTCGTCGCGGGATCCCGCCCGACCTGGCAGTTCTGCCATGTCGAGGACCTGGTCAGCGCGCTGGAGTACGCCGCCCTGGAGAAGGTCGACGGAGAGTTCGCGGTCGGCTGCGACGGCTGGCTGGAGCAGGAGGAGGTCGAGGAGCTCAGCGGTATCCGGCGCATGGAACTGCCCTCGGCGGTCGCCCTCGGGGCGGCGGCGCGGCTGCACCGGATCGGCCTCACCCCCTCCCCGGCGGGCGACCTCGCGTACACCATGCACCCGTGGGTCGTCAGCGTCGGCAGGCTGCACGACGCCGGCTGGCGCCCCCGGTGGACCAACGAGGAGGTGCTGGGGGCGCTGCTCGAGGAGGTCCAGGGCCGGCACACGGTCGCGGGCCGCCGCCTCGGCCGCAAGGACGCCACCGCCGCGGCGGGCGCCGCGGGCGCGACCGTCGCCCTGCTCGGCACTGCGGCGCTCGTCCGCCGCGCCCGCAAGCGCCGAGGTCTCTGA
- a CDS encoding molybdenum cofactor biosynthesis protein MoaE: protein MGSMNDHPGEQAAEDPIRLLAIRDTPLSVDEVFRAVGDAAAGGTALFVGTVRNHDGGADVDALGYSCHPTAEAEMRRIAEKVTAEYPVRALAAVHRVGDLEIGDLAVVVAVSCPHRGEAFEACRTLIDDLKHEVPIWKHQQFSDGTEEWVGA from the coding sequence ATGGGAAGCATGAACGATCACCCGGGTGAGCAGGCGGCGGAGGACCCGATCCGGCTGCTGGCGATCCGGGACACCCCGCTCTCCGTCGACGAGGTGTTCCGCGCCGTGGGCGATGCGGCGGCCGGGGGCACGGCGCTGTTCGTGGGCACCGTGCGCAACCACGACGGCGGCGCGGACGTCGACGCGCTCGGCTACTCCTGCCATCCCACCGCCGAGGCCGAGATGCGCCGCATCGCCGAGAAGGTCACGGCCGAGTACCCGGTCCGGGCGCTGGCGGCCGTCCACCGCGTGGGCGACCTGGAGATCGGGGACCTGGCCGTGGTCGTCGCCGTCTCGTGCCCGCACCGGGGTGAGGCCTTCGAGGCGTGCCGCACACTCATCGACGACCTCAAACACGAGGTCCCGATCTGGAAGCACCAGCAGTTCTCCGACGGCACCGAAGAATGGGTCGGCGCGTAG
- a CDS encoding YlbL family protein: MPRRTATMLASTLVLIVLLCVGVFMTPPYSEMTPGPTVNTLGDSGGEPVLRISGRKTYPTSGHLNMTTVRVTGADYKMNLAEVVYGWLAHDNVVVPHETLYPDGKTEEQSNQENAEEFSQSQESAKVAALRELGIPVSSRVVVSSVRKDSPAQGALHAGDVIRAVDGTPVKKPDDVSKAVVKHKPGAKVTFTIVPAKEAAAAEKAGREPTTSQDVQVGTVRSEQAKRTIVGITAGTDHTFPFSVDIKLADVGGPSAGLMFALGIVDKLSPVDLTGGRFIAGTGTIDDRGVVGPIGGIEMKLVGARNAGAEYFLTPSDNCAAAASDVPDGLTLVRVKTIDDATKSLEKIRTGKTAGLPGCSEG; this comes from the coding sequence ATGCCACGCCGCACAGCGACGATGCTCGCCTCCACCCTGGTCCTCATCGTGCTGCTCTGCGTGGGTGTGTTCATGACTCCGCCCTACTCGGAGATGACGCCCGGGCCCACGGTGAACACCCTCGGCGACTCCGGTGGCGAGCCGGTCCTGCGGATCTCCGGCCGGAAGACCTATCCGACCTCCGGTCACCTCAACATGACGACGGTCCGGGTCACGGGCGCGGACTACAAGATGAACCTGGCGGAGGTCGTGTACGGCTGGCTGGCTCATGACAACGTCGTGGTGCCGCACGAGACGCTCTACCCGGACGGCAAGACCGAGGAGCAGTCGAACCAGGAGAACGCGGAGGAGTTCAGCCAGTCCCAGGAGAGTGCCAAGGTCGCGGCTCTGCGCGAGCTGGGGATCCCGGTGAGCTCCCGGGTCGTCGTGTCCTCGGTCCGCAAGGACAGCCCGGCCCAGGGCGCCCTGCACGCGGGTGATGTGATCAGGGCGGTCGACGGTACGCCGGTGAAGAAGCCGGACGACGTCTCCAAGGCCGTGGTCAAGCACAAGCCCGGCGCCAAGGTGACCTTCACCATCGTCCCGGCCAAGGAGGCGGCCGCGGCGGAGAAGGCCGGCAGGGAACCGACGACCTCCCAGGACGTGCAGGTCGGGACGGTGCGGTCGGAGCAGGCCAAGCGGACGATCGTGGGCATCACGGCCGGTACGGACCACACCTTCCCGTTCTCCGTCGACATCAAGCTGGCCGACGTGGGCGGCCCGAGCGCGGGGCTGATGTTCGCCCTGGGGATCGTCGACAAGCTCAGCCCGGTGGACCTCACGGGGGGCAGGTTCATCGCCGGTACGGGGACGATCGACGACCGGGGCGTGGTCGGACCCATCGGCGGCATCGAGATGAAGCTGGTCGGCGCGCGGAACGCGGGGGCGGAGTACTTCCTGACGCCGAGCGACAACTGCGCCGCCGCGGCCTCCGACGTCCCCGACGGCCTCACGCTGGTCAGGGTGAAGACGATCGACGACGCGACGAAGTCGCTGGAGAAGATCCGCACCGGGAAGACCGCCGGTCTGCCCGGCTGCTCGGAGGGCTGA
- a CDS encoding PPA1309 family protein, translating to MSNVSPGGPPMAASPLTRAVLEIDEYASGLGWDQPARLFALVDTAQLRAQEPGLAAQLGLDEPDGADAAAPLTPVEQDEIPSGTPLDEFLGTIAWPDAVAGCALTVERLMLPPSAETSVPEGLDEAGLAAWVAAHPDRQEVRMTVAVLRDGARESALRLREKDSPTEVLTGADLVPGLAEALSATFEV from the coding sequence ATGTCCAACGTTTCCCCCGGCGGCCCCCCGATGGCCGCGAGCCCGCTCACCCGCGCGGTGCTCGAAATCGACGAGTACGCCTCCGGCCTCGGCTGGGACCAGCCGGCCCGGCTCTTCGCCCTCGTCGACACCGCACAGCTGCGCGCCCAGGAGCCGGGTCTCGCCGCCCAGCTCGGTCTCGACGAACCCGACGGAGCGGACGCGGCCGCTCCGCTGACCCCGGTCGAGCAGGACGAGATCCCCTCCGGCACCCCGCTGGACGAGTTCCTCGGAACGATCGCCTGGCCCGACGCGGTGGCGGGGTGCGCACTCACCGTGGAGCGGCTGATGCTGCCGCCGTCCGCGGAGACCTCCGTCCCCGAGGGCCTCGACGAGGCGGGCCTGGCCGCCTGGGTGGCCGCGCATCCGGACCGCCAGGAGGTCCGGATGACCGTGGCGGTGCTGCGGGACGGCGCCAGGGAGTCGGCACTGCGGCTGCGGGAGAAGGACTCCCCGACCGAGGTGCTCACCGGAGCCGACCTGGTGCCGGGGCTGGCCGAGGCCCTCTCGGCGACGTTCGAGGTGTGA